The following nucleotide sequence is from Azoarcus sp. CIB.
GCACCCGGCGCGTGCGGCAGTCGCCCGGCTATGGCTACGACATGGCCTTCCCCGGCACGGGCGGCTCGATCACCGTCGACGAGGTGCGGATCTTCAACGGTTCGCCCGAACGCTACGACTGGGCGATCCTGGGCAAGAAGGAGATCTACATCCCGTACAACGCCTACAAGGTGCATTCGCCGAACATCAAGTACTCGGAACTCGTGAAGCCGGGGCACGCCAATCCAGAGTTCATGCGCTACGAGCTGCATCGCGTGTGGGTGCTCGAAGGCAAGCTCAAGGAAGGTTACCGTCACCTGTATGGCCGGCGCGTGATGTTCATCGACGAGGACACGCTGTTCCCGATCATGGCCGACAACTATGACGTTCGTGGCGAGCTGTGGCGGACCTCGATGCTGAACCACTTTTATGCGTACGAGATGAAGACCTGGCAGGCCGGCGTCGGCTTCTATCATGACCTGAACGCCGGCACCTACCTCGCGTTCAACCTGATCAACGAGCAACCGGCGGCCTACAAGCTGAACGAGAACAAGATCACGCCGCAGATGTTCGGGCCAGAGGCGGCCCGTCGCATGGGGCTGTGAGCTGTTCCGCACCGCGTGCGGGCCATCCGGGGCGTGATGCCCCGGACACGGCCCGCCGCGTTGTTTCGCTGTTCATGCGGCAGCCCGGCTGCCGCCGCAACGATGGGGGAAATGCGATGACACCGGTGGCGTCGCCATTCGATCCACTCACATTGGGGCCCTTGCGGCTCCGCAATCGTTTCATCCGTGCCGGGGCGAACGAGGGCATGGTCGTCGATGGGGCGCCGAGCCGCGCGCTGGTGAAGCACCATCGCGACCTTGCCGCGGGCGGCGTGGGCATGACGACGGTGGCCTACGGCGCGGTGAGCCAGGTCGGCCGCACCTTGCCGAACCAGGTGTGGCTGCGGCCGGAGATCCTGCCCGACCTGCGCGTGCTGACCGATGCGGTCCACGCCGAGGGCGGGGCGATCGCCTACCAGCTCACGCATGGGGGTTCCTTCGTGACTTCGCTGAAGGTGCGCGGGCCGACGATGAGCGCGTCCTCCGGACTGAACAAGGCGGGCCTGATGCGCGGAAACTTCTTCCAGCGGGCGATGACCCACGACGACATGCAGCGCGTCGCGGGCGAGTTCGTCGAGGCCGCGCGCCTGTGCCGGCAGGCCGGTTTCGATGCCGTGGAACTGCACATGGGCCATGGCTACCTGCTCAATCAGTTCATCTCGCCGCTGTCGAACCGCCGCCGCGACGCCTATGGCGGCAGCGCCGAGAACCGCGCGCGTTTTCCGGCCGAGGTGCTGGCGCGCGTGAAGGATGCGGTCGGGGGCGACATGGCGGTCGTCGCGAAGATCAACGTCGCCGACGGCGTTAAAGGCGGGGCGACGGTGGACGATGCGATCGTCACCGCCCGCCTGCTGCAGGCGGCGGGGGCCGATCTGCTGGTGCTGTCGGGCGGGCGCAACGTCGAGTCGGGCTGGTTCATGTTCGGCAGCAACCATGACATGGACGAGATGCGGAAGGTCCTGGCGGGTAGTCCCATCACCGGACTGATGCTCAAATGGTCGCAACATGGCGTGCCGAAGATCACTTTCCGCGAGATGTACTTCCTCGAGCATTCGCGTCGCATCCGGGCCGCGGTGGACGTCCCGCTGGGCTATCTCGGCGGCGCCCGGTCGCTGGCGAACGCGGAAGCGGCGATGCGCGAGGGCTTCGATGCCGTCGTGATGGCGCGGCCGCTGATCCACGATCCGGCGCTGGTGAACAAGTTCCGCGACGGCAGTGCGCTGCGGTCCGGTTGCACGAACTGCAACCGCTGCGTGCCCTACATCTACCACCCCGCCGGGACCTGGTGCGTGATGAATCCGCCCAACGATCCGGCCCTCAACAAGATCCGGGCTGCCGGCTGAGCCGGCGCGATCCCGGACCGAACCTCACCCCCAGGAGAATTGAGATGGAACAGCAGTTTTCGCCGTCGCGGCCATGCCGCGTCGAGGATGTCCCGCAGTGGGACATCGAGACCGATGTCGCCGTGGTCGGCTTCGGCGCCGCCGGCAGTTGCGCAGCGATCGAAGCGCGCAATGCGGGCGCCGAGGTGGTGATCTTCGAGGTCGCCGCCGCGCCGGGCGGCAGCGCGG
It contains:
- a CDS encoding NADH:flavin oxidoreductase, translating into MTPVASPFDPLTLGPLRLRNRFIRAGANEGMVVDGAPSRALVKHHRDLAAGGVGMTTVAYGAVSQVGRTLPNQVWLRPEILPDLRVLTDAVHAEGGAIAYQLTHGGSFVTSLKVRGPTMSASSGLNKAGLMRGNFFQRAMTHDDMQRVAGEFVEAARLCRQAGFDAVELHMGHGYLLNQFISPLSNRRRDAYGGSAENRARFPAEVLARVKDAVGGDMAVVAKINVADGVKGGATVDDAIVTARLLQAAGADLLVLSGGRNVESGWFMFGSNHDMDEMRKVLAGSPITGLMLKWSQHGVPKITFREMYFLEHSRRIRAAVDVPLGYLGGARSLANAEAAMREGFDAVVMARPLIHDPALVNKFRDGSALRSGCTNCNRCVPYIYHPAGTWCVMNPPNDPALNKIRAAG